In Cryptococcus deuterogattii R265 chromosome 4, complete sequence, a genomic segment contains:
- a CDS encoding eukaryotic translation initiation factor 3 subunit D: MTNFVLPPIHDNADGSWGPSTSTLPAQFKDIPYAPFSKSDKITRIADWHDPQAEAAAGTRTARTTQAGGRRTAYGAAEGTVFGFVHDKDEKSFSLVDSGVRVGARGKAPIRGRSVRGVTSARGVRGRGGQRGGFSTRGGRGGARGGYGDWNKPQRTRDSSVTIGPEWEVLEEIDFSRLSKLSLTVEEPEDLASYGTVQAYDKAFDRINTRNEKPLEIVNRVRYNPSTSDDPIISQYAEKKEAQIFATDSILAVLMCAGRSVNSWDIILEHRNGQVFFDKRESGPLDYITVNENAADPPVDSDDASNINSAGSLSLEATYISHNFSSQVSANSKSKAYTPNPNPFYSPEVESEPPASTLYKYRKFDLAIDEEEQFDVIVRTEADAYLGKKEVLVTVKALNEYDPRVQGGSGKPLDWRKNLDTQKGAILASEMKNNSAKFARWAIQSILAGAEQMKMGYISRANPRDAQRHTIVGVQSFKPVDFARQMNVSLSNGWGIVRTIADLVLKQPEGKFVLVKDPNNPLVRLYKVPDDTFDADAEEEEEEQDEE; encoded by the exons ATGACCAACTTCgtcctccctcccattcACGATAACGCCGATGGCTCATGGGGTCCTAGCACCAGTACCCTGCCTGCTCAGTTCAAGGA CATTCCTTACGcccccttctccaagtCTGACAAAATCACTCGAATCGCCGACTGGCATGACCCTCAAGCCGAAGCTGCCGCTGGAACCCGTACCGCCCGTACCACTCAAGCCGGCGGCCGACGAACTGCTTATGGCGCTGCTGAAGGAACTGTTTTCGGCTTTGTTCACGATaaggacgagaagagcTTCTCGCTCGTTGACAGCGGTGTCAGGGTTGGGGCTAGAGGCAAGGCCCCTATTAGGGGAAGGAGTGTTAGGGGTGTTACTTCAGCCAGGGGCGTCAGAGGACGAGGTGGTCAACGAGGTGGATTCAGCACAAGGGGTGGCCGAGGTGGTGCCCGGGGTGGATATGGCGACTGGAACAAGCCTCAGCGAACTAGGGACTCTTCCGTCACTATCGGTCCTGAGTGGGAGGTTCTTGAGGAGATTGACTTTAGCCGTCTGTCCAAGTTGAGCCTTACTGTTGAAGAGCCTGAAGACCT TGCTTCATACGGTACCGTCCAAGCATACGACAAGGCCTTTGATCGAATCAACACCAGGAATGAGAAGCCTCTCGAGATTGTCAATCGTGTCAGGTACAACCCCTCTACAAGCGATGATCCCATCATTTCTCAG TACgccgaaaagaaggaggctcAAATCTTTGCCACCGACTCTATCCTTGCTGTCCTCATGTGTGCCGGTCGATCCGTAAACTCATGGGATATCATTCTCGAACACCGAAATGGGCAGGTCTTTTTCGACAAGCGAGAGTCCGGACCTCTCGACTACATCACCGTCAACGAGAACGCTGCCGACCCCCCAGTTGACTCTGACGACGCCAGCAACATTAACTCCGCCGgttccctctctctcgaAGCCACTTACATTTCTCACaacttctcttctcaagtCTCTGCCAACTCCAAATCCAAGGCTTATACTcccaaccccaaccccTTCTACTCTCCCGAAGTCGAGTCCGAACCCCCTGCGTCTACTCTCTACAAGTACAGGAAGTTCGACCTTGCtatcgatgaagaagaacagttTGATGTCATTGTCCGAACTGAAGCCGACGCTTATCttggcaagaaggaggtcCTCGTTACTGTCAAGGCTCTTAATGAGTACGACCCTCGTGTCCAGGGTGGTTCCGGCAAGCCCCTTGACTGGAGGAAGAATCTCGACACTCAGAAGGGTGCTATCCTTGCTAgcgagatgaagaacaacAGCGCCAAGTTTGCTCGATGGGCTATCCAGTCTATCTTGGCTGGTGCTgagcagatgaagatgggttACATTTCTCGAGCCAACCCCAGGGATGCCCAAAGACACACCATCGTCGGCGTGCAATCATTTAAGCCTGTTGACTTTGCTAGACAGATGAATGTCTCCCTTTCCAACGGTTGGGGTATTGTGCGAACAATCGCCGACCTTGTGCTCAAGCAACCTGAAGGCAAGTTTGTCCTTGTCAAGGACCCCAATAAC CCCTTGGTGAGGTTGTACAAGGTCCCTGATGACACTTTCGATGCCGatgcggaggaagaggaagaggaacaggaCGAGGAGTAG